The DNA sequence TCCGCAATCCGGACAGCCTCGCCACTCTTGCGTGTGATCACCAACACACCGGCGTCCCATGATGTGAGAACACCCACCGTGTCGGTGAACCGGGAGCCCGGGGCGTCCGCCGCGCTCACACGTCGAACCGATACGCGTTTACCCACGTCAGAAGGGGTGATTCGGACCTCGAGCCGTCCGCCCGCAGTGAATTCCACAGCTCTGTACGCCCCTCCTGTTCGGATCTTGCCCGGGAACGGAGATACTAGGTGCGGGCATCGACGACGCCGCGCTCCCGCGCGCCAGGCGAGCGGAGCCTGAGGACGGCCCGCCAACGCCCGTATCGAGGAGGAACGACAGCGTGACCTACGTCATCGCGCAGCCTTGTGTCGACGTCAAGGACAAGGCGTGCATCGAGGAGTGCCCGGTCGACTGCATCTACGAGGGCTCCCGGTCCTTGTACATCCACCCGGACGAATGCGTCGACTGTGGAGCCTGCGAACCGGTCTGCCCGGTCGAGGCGATCTTCTACGAGGACGACACTCCTGAGGAGTGGAAGGACTACTACAAGGCGAACGTCGAGTTCTTCGACGAGCTCGGCTCGCCCGGTGGTGCCAGCAAGCTCGGCCTGATCGAGCGCGACCACCCCTTCGTCGCAGCGCTGCCGCCGCAGAACCAGTAAGCGGCCGCACACGCGCCGCCCCGGTCCCGTACGGCCACGCCCGCTGTACGGGACCGGGGCGTTTGTACAGACCTACGCACCGCTGGAGCCACCCGTGCCCGCACTTTCCGAACGCCTTCCCGCCTTCCCCTGGGACAAGCTGGAGCCGTACAAGGCCACGGCGGCCGCGCACCCCGGCGGCATCGTGGACCTGTCCGTGGGCACCCCGGTGGACCCGGTGCCCGAGCTGATCCAGAAGGCACTCGTCGCGGCCGCCGACTCGCCGGGCTACCCGACGGTGTGGGGCACGCCCGAGCTGCGCGACGCGCTCACCGGCTGGTGCGGCCGCCGCCTCGGCGCCCGCGGCCTCACCCACCACAACGTGCTGCCGATCGTCGGCTCCAAGGAGCTCGTCGCCTGGCTCCCCACCCAGCTGGGCCTCGGCCCGGGCGACAAGGTGGCCTACCCGCGCCTGGCCTACCCCACCTACGAGGTCGGCGCGCGCCTGGCCCGCGCTGAGTACCTCACGTACGAGGATCCGCTGGAGCTCGACCCCGCGGGCCTGAAGCTCCTGTGGCTCAACTCGCCCTCCAATCCGACCGGCCGTGTCTTGTCAAAGGACACGCTGACCCGGGTCGTGGCCTGGGCGCGCGAGCACGGCGTCCTGCTGGTCAGCGACGAGTGCTACCTGGAGCTCGGCTGGGAGGCGGACCCGACCTCGGTCCTGCACCCGGACGTCTGCGGCGGCTCGTACGAGGGCATCGTGGCGGTCCACTCCCTCTCCAAGCGCTCGAACCTCGCGGGCTACCGCGCGGCGTTCGTCGCCGGTGACGCCGCCGTGCTCGGCGACCTCCTGCAGATCCGCAAGCACGGCGGGATGATGACCTCCGCCCCGACGCAGGCCGCGGTGATCGCGGCCCTCGGGGACGACGCCCACGTCCGCGAGCAGCGCGAGCGCTACGCGGCCCGGCGCGCGGCCCTGCGCGAGGCCCTCGTCCGGCACGGCTTCCGCATCGAGCACAGCGAGGCGAGCCTGTACCTGTGGGTCACCCGCGACGAGCCCTGCTGGGACACGGTCGCCCACCTGGCCGCCCTCGGCATCCTCGTGGCTCCCGGCGACTTCTACGGCGAGGCGGGCGACCGCTTCGTGCGCGTGGCGATGACGGCGACGGACGAGCGGGTGGCGGCAGCGGTGGCCCGCCTCTGACGCGCAGGGCACAAAGGGGTGCGGGGAGCTGAAGAGCTCCCCGCACCCCTTTTGCGCGTACCGACCCCTGGGGTCAGCCCAGCGGCAGGCTCTTCACCGGCAGCTGCTCGGTCGGCAGCCCCTTGCCGGTCGCGTCCCCGAGGACCTCACCCGCGCCTTCGGTGACGTCGTCCGCCGCGCCCTTGGCCGCGGGCGTCGTCGTCTTCGCACCCTTGCCCACGGCCTTGCCCGCGGTCGGCACGCCCTTCTTGACGGCCTTGCTCCCGGCCTCCGTCGCGACGCCGCTGGCCTTCTGCGTCGCACCGTCGACCGTGTCGCCCAGGCTGCTCGGGTCGACGGCGGACAGCCCGCCCAGCTTGCCCGGGTCCGGCAGTTCGGCGGCGCTCGCGGAGCCGGCCGCACCGACCACGGGCGCCGCTCCCGCCGCAAGGAGCAGCGCGGCCTGGGCGATCCGACGGGTCAGGGGGAGGGACATGATGCTCCTTAGCGGGAGGGGAAGGGGATCCGTCCGGCCGGAGGATCTCCGGCGTCGGACGCAGTGACTACCGCTCGAAGCTCCCGAAGGTTGCGGTGGGCCAACGTAAAGAGTTGGCAATGCGTCGCATTATCGGCTGCGGATAAATTCGGGCAAACGTCATTCGTGAAAATGCCGTCCGGCCCTCTCAACGCCCCTTGTTCTCAAGGGATTTGAGGACGGTGCCGCACCCGTTCGAATGGGGTGTCCCGGCGTCTCCGTGCAGCAATCGCCGTCCCTCATTCGAGGGACCCTTCCGCACTACTGCCCAGCGACGATTCGGACGTCGCGGGTACGCGCACCGGTCGTACGCCACAGAGCACCGGAATCCCCGGCATTCCACTCCAGATCCCCGTACGCGACCCGCTCGATGCGCAGTGCCGTGGCGTTGGCCACCGCCCAGTGCGCCAGCTCCCAGCCGCGTTGCGGAGTGCCGCTTTCCGGTGCGGCGGCGCTCGCCCCGGTGACGGGAACGCTCACCACGCGCCCGCGCGCGGGCGCCCCCTCGGGCAGCACGCCCCGGCCGAAGTCCCGCGCGAGCGCCCGCCGCACCTCGTCCGGGCCGCCCGGATCGATGCCCGGCAGGCCCTGGCAGCTGAGCGTCGCGGGCGTGCGCCCGGTGAGCGCGGCGGCGAGCAGCGCCGCGTCCGGCTCGTGCTTCGCGTACGCCTGCGGGAAGCCGCTGCGCTGCACGCGCTGGGCGGCGACCGTCAGGGGCAGCCGCGAATAGCCGGGCACGTCCTTGAGGTGGTCGTAGAACCGCACCGACGCGTACACCGGGTCCATGATCTGCCGCTCGGAGCCCCAGCCCTGCGAGGGCCGCTGCTGGAACAGGCCGAGCGAATCCCGGTCGCCGTGGCGGATGTTGCGCAGGCCCGACTCCTGGAGGGCGGTCGCGAGGGCGATCGTCACCGCGCGCTCGGGCATGCCGCGCCGGGTGCCGACGACGGCGATGGTCGCGGCGTTGACGGCCTGCTCCGCGTTCATCTCGTACGTCGCCCCGTCGCCGTTGCCCGACACGACCGTGCAGCGGGGGTCGGAACGGCTCCCGGAGACGTACTGGACCACTACGTAGGCCACGACGGCGAGCAGTGCGGCGAGGGCCGCCCCGGCGCGCGGGAGACGGCCGCGCCGGGCGAGGGGGGACGGCTCGGACACGCGCACCAAGGTACTGGAGCGGACTGACAGTGCCGAAACGGCTACGCAGAGGAGTGGGCCGGGGAGTGCGGCGGCGGGACGGAGAGGGAGGCGGTCCGGAGCGGAGAGTTAGGGTCGAGGCCATGGATCAGACCCCGGCTCAGCCGCCGCTCGACCTCACTCTGGACGCCGCCGCGCTGACGGCCGCGCTCGTCGACTTCCCGTCCCCCAGCGGCCAGGAGAAGGCGCTCGCGGACGCCATCGAGACCGCGCTGCGCGCCCTGCCCCACCTGACGGTCGACCGGTACGGCAACAACGTCGTGGCCCGCACCCACCTGGGCCGCGCCGAGCGCGTCATCCTCGCCGGCCACATCGACACCGTCCCGATCGCCGGGAACGTGCCCTCGCGCCTGGACGAGGACGGCGTGCTGTGGGGCTGCGGCACCTGCGACATGAAGTCGGGCGTCGCGGTCCAGCTGCGCATCGCCCAGACCGTGACCGAGCCCAACCGCGACCTCACCTTCGTGTTCTACGACAACGAAGAGGTCGCCGCGCACCTCAACGGCCTGGGGCACGTCGCCGACGCCCACCCCGACTGGCTCGCGGGCGACTTCGCGGTGCTCCTGGAGCCCACCGACGGCCAGGTCGAGGGCGGCTGCCAGGGCACGCTGCGGGTCCACCTGAAGACGACGGGGGAGCGGGCGCACTCCGCGCGCGCGTGGATGGGCTCCAACGCCATCCACGCGGCCGCCCCGATCCTCGCCAAGCTGGCCGCGTACGAGCCGCGCAAGCCGGTCGTCGACGGCCTCCAGTACCACGAGGGCCTCAACGCGGTCGGCATCGAGGGCGGCGTCGCGACCAACGTCATCCCCGACGCCTGCACGGTGGTCGTCAACTTCCGCTACGCGCCGGACCGCACGCCCGAGGAGGCGGAGGCCTTCGTCCGCGACTACTTCGCCGACTGCGGGATCGACGAGTTCGTCGTCGACGACCACACGGGCGGGGCGCGCCCCGGCCTCACGCACCCGTCCGCGCGGGCCTTCCTCGCGGCCGTCGGCGGCGAGGCCCGGCCCAAGTTCGGCTGGACCGACGTCGCCCGCTTCAGCGCCCTGGGCGTGCCCGCCGTCAACTACAGCCCCGGCAACCCGCTCCTCGCCCACAAGGTGGACGAGCGGGTCACGGCCTCCCTGATCCCCGAGACGGAGGCCCGGCTGCGCGCCTGGCTCACTTCCTGACCCGGTCGCCTCGTGGAATTACGCCGCGCGTAACGCCCGTAGACCTACGCTGAAGTGGCACGACGAACGACGGTCAGTGGAAGGGGATGTTCATGGGCAATCCGGAATCGCAGGGTCCGCCGGAGGAACAGCACCTGGGGCCGGTGGTGCGGCGCCGTGAACAGATCACGCCCGGCACCACCGACCAGCGGCTCCTCGACACCGAGGGCGGCGGCGACTCGGCGTGGGTGCACACCGACCCCTGGCGGGTGATGCGCATCCAGTCCGAGTTCGTCGAGGGCTTCGGCGCGCTCGCCGAACTGCCGAGCGCCATCAGCGTCTTCGGCTCGGCCCGCACCCGCCCCGGCACCTCCGAGTACGAGGCGGGGGTGCGCATCGGCAAGGCCCTCGTCGACGCGGGCTTCGCGGTGATCACCGGCGGCGGCCCCGGCGCCATGGAGGCCGCCAACAAGGGGGCCCGCGACGCCAAGGGCGTCTCCGTCGGGCTCGGCATCGAGCTGCCCTTCGAGCAGGGGCTCAACCCGCACGTCGACATCGGCGTCAACTTCCGCTACTTCTTCGTCCGCAAGACGATGTTCGTGAAGTACGCGCAGGGGTTCGTGGTGCTGCCCGGCGGGCTCGGCACCCTCGACGAGCTCTTCGAGGCGCTCACCCTCGTCCAGACCCGCAAGGTGACCCGCTTCCCCATCGTCCTCTTCGGCTCCGCCTACTGGGGCGGCCTCGTCGACTGGCTCCGCGACACGGTCGTGGCCCAGGGCAAGGCCTCCGAGCACGACCTGCTGCTGTTCCACGTGACGGACGACGTGGACGAGGCGGTCAGCCTGGTGACGAAGGAGGTCGGCCGCTAGCCGTGCCCCCTGGACGGGCCGGAGACAGCCCGTCCGGAGGGGGGCGGGGCTACGCCAGGCCCCGGCGGGCGACCGCCGGCGGCCGGTGCCCGGCGATCGTCGCCACCATGTCCACGACCTGCCGCGTCTCGGCCACCTCGTGGACCCGGTACACCTGCGCCCCGAGCCACGCGGACACCGCGGTCGTGGCCAGCGTCCCCACCACCCGCTCCTTGAGCGGCCGGTCGAGGGTCTCCCCGACGAAGTCCTTGTTGGAGAGCGACACGAGCACGGGCCACCCCGTGTCCACCAGCTCCCCGAGCCGCCGCGTCGCCTCCAGGGAGTGCCGCGTGTTCTTCCCGAAGTCGTGCCCGGGGTCGATGAGCACGGACTCCCGGGGCACCCCCAACGCCACGGCCCGCTCGGCGAGTCCGAGCGTCACGCGCAGGATGTCGGCCACGACGTCCTCGTACTCCGTCCGGTGCGGCCGCGTCCGCGGCTCCACGCCGCCCGCGTGGGTGCACACGAGCCCCACCCCGTACCGCGCGGCGACCTCCGCGAGCTTGGGGTCGACCCCGCCCCACGCGTCGTTGAGCAGATCGGCGCCGACGTCGCACACGGCCTCGCCGACCTCGTGGCGCCAGGTGTCGACGCTGATGACGACCTCGGGGAAGCGCCGCCGCACCTCGGCCACGAACCCGACGGTCCTGCGGGCCTCCTCCTCGGCGGTCACCTCCTGGCCGGGACCGGCCTTGACGCCGCCGATGTCGATGATGGCGGCCCCCTCGGCCACGGCCTGCTCCACGCGCGCGAGGGCGGGTTCGTCGCGGAACGTGGCGCCCTGGTCGTAGAAGGAGTCCGGGGTCCGGTTCACGATCGCCATGATGACCGGCTCATGCGCCTCGAACACGCGCGTGCCCAGCTTGAGCATCCCCTGTGCGCCTCCCTTTCGTTACGTGGCGGACCGCGTGGCCGTCGCCGCCTGCGACCTTAACTGTCAGAGGCGCATGGCACGATCGGAGCCAGACAGTTAGCCAACAGTTCCGTGCCGACCGGCCGCGGTCGGCA is a window from the Streptomyces spectabilis genome containing:
- the fdxA gene encoding ferredoxin, whose product is MTYVIAQPCVDVKDKACIEECPVDCIYEGSRSLYIHPDECVDCGACEPVCPVEAIFYEDDTPEEWKDYYKANVEFFDELGSPGGASKLGLIERDHPFVAALPPQNQ
- a CDS encoding bifunctional succinyldiaminopimelate transaminase/glutamate-prephenate aminotransferase, with amino-acid sequence MPALSERLPAFPWDKLEPYKATAAAHPGGIVDLSVGTPVDPVPELIQKALVAAADSPGYPTVWGTPELRDALTGWCGRRLGARGLTHHNVLPIVGSKELVAWLPTQLGLGPGDKVAYPRLAYPTYEVGARLARAEYLTYEDPLELDPAGLKLLWLNSPSNPTGRVLSKDTLTRVVAWAREHGVLLVSDECYLELGWEADPTSVLHPDVCGGSYEGIVAVHSLSKRSNLAGYRAAFVAGDAAVLGDLLQIRKHGGMMTSAPTQAAVIAALGDDAHVREQRERYAARRAALREALVRHGFRIEHSEASLYLWVTRDEPCWDTVAHLAALGILVAPGDFYGEAGDRFVRVAMTATDERVAAAVARL
- a CDS encoding ATP-binding protein, giving the protein MSLPLTRRIAQAALLLAAGAAPVVGAAGSASAAELPDPGKLGGLSAVDPSSLGDTVDGATQKASGVATEAGSKAVKKGVPTAGKAVGKGAKTTTPAAKGAADDVTEGAGEVLGDATGKGLPTEQLPVKSLPLG
- a CDS encoding heavy metal transporter, coding for MSEPSPLARRGRLPRAGAALAALLAVVAYVVVQYVSGSRSDPRCTVVSGNGDGATYEMNAEQAVNAATIAVVGTRRGMPERAVTIALATALQESGLRNIRHGDRDSLGLFQQRPSQGWGSERQIMDPVYASVRFYDHLKDVPGYSRLPLTVAAQRVQRSGFPQAYAKHEPDAALLAAALTGRTPATLSCQGLPGIDPGGPDEVRRALARDFGRGVLPEGAPARGRVVSVPVTGASAAAPESGTPQRGWELAHWAVANATALRIERVAYGDLEWNAGDSGALWRTTGARTRDVRIVAGQ
- the dapE gene encoding succinyl-diaminopimelate desuccinylase — protein: MDQTPAQPPLDLTLDAAALTAALVDFPSPSGQEKALADAIETALRALPHLTVDRYGNNVVARTHLGRAERVILAGHIDTVPIAGNVPSRLDEDGVLWGCGTCDMKSGVAVQLRIAQTVTEPNRDLTFVFYDNEEVAAHLNGLGHVADAHPDWLAGDFAVLLEPTDGQVEGGCQGTLRVHLKTTGERAHSARAWMGSNAIHAAAPILAKLAAYEPRKPVVDGLQYHEGLNAVGIEGGVATNVIPDACTVVVNFRYAPDRTPEEAEAFVRDYFADCGIDEFVVDDHTGGARPGLTHPSARAFLAAVGGEARPKFGWTDVARFSALGVPAVNYSPGNPLLAHKVDERVTASLIPETEARLRAWLTS
- a CDS encoding TIGR00730 family Rossman fold protein codes for the protein MGNPESQGPPEEQHLGPVVRRREQITPGTTDQRLLDTEGGGDSAWVHTDPWRVMRIQSEFVEGFGALAELPSAISVFGSARTRPGTSEYEAGVRIGKALVDAGFAVITGGGPGAMEAANKGARDAKGVSVGLGIELPFEQGLNPHVDIGVNFRYFFVRKTMFVKYAQGFVVLPGGLGTLDELFEALTLVQTRKVTRFPIVLFGSAYWGGLVDWLRDTVVAQGKASEHDLLLFHVTDDVDEAVSLVTKEVGR
- the folP gene encoding dihydropteroate synthase, with amino-acid sequence MLKLGTRVFEAHEPVIMAIVNRTPDSFYDQGATFRDEPALARVEQAVAEGAAIIDIGGVKAGPGQEVTAEEEARRTVGFVAEVRRRFPEVVISVDTWRHEVGEAVCDVGADLLNDAWGGVDPKLAEVAARYGVGLVCTHAGGVEPRTRPHRTEYEDVVADILRVTLGLAERAVALGVPRESVLIDPGHDFGKNTRHSLEATRRLGELVDTGWPVLVSLSNKDFVGETLDRPLKERVVGTLATTAVSAWLGAQVYRVHEVAETRQVVDMVATIAGHRPPAVARRGLA